The genomic region GGTCGGCATCGTCGAACATCCCTGGCTGCCGCAAGACCCTCCGTACAACCTCTACTTCGGTATGGCCATGCTGCCCATGACGACCTTTCTGGCCGCGGCGCTCATCGGTGGGTTCCTCACCGCCCAGGAGTTTGAGTTCGACACCATTCTCGAATACCGCCTCTCCCCCGTTTCACCGGCACTGGTGTTCATCGCACGCATCGTCCGTCTGGTGTTGTTGGGTTGGTTGTCGGCGGGAATTTTGATGGTCGTTATCGGATCGTTCAACAGCGTTTGGCCCAACTCGATCTTCGCCGTCGCCCTGATTCTGCTGCCCATCGCCCTCGTCGGCGGTGCGATCGGCATCAGCGCCGGCCTGCTGCTGCGCAGCAGCCTGCCGGCGTTCGTGGTCGGACTGAGTTCGGCGTTCGGCTGCTGGATCCTGGGCGCCGCCTTCGGACTGCCCACCGGTTTCAGCAGCGCATACGAGTTCACCAGCCGGCTCGTCCCCAATTCCTACGCCGTGGAACTGCTCTTCCCGCGTTACTACGGCATTAAAATCGGCAACAGCACTACCTCGATCCTCGCCCTGACGGTTTTCAGCGCCGCAGCGCTGGGACTGTCGGCGTTCGCTTACCGCCGCCGAGTCTTGGGACAGCAGGAGTGACCGCCATGAAGCGCTTCTGGATTCTGTTAGGAACTGAATTCAAAGCCTGGCGGCGCGATCCGATCACCGCCCTGGGCGGCTTCATTCCCCCCACCTTGATCCTGATCGCCTTCGGCCTGCTGCTGGGCGGCCGGTTGAGTTTCAAGCTGGCCGTGATCGACCACGATGAGGGACCCTACGGCGCGGTGCTCGGTGAAACACTCGCCGAAGTCATATCCCCCTTCGGCGTTCCGTACTACGACGTGCTCGACCTTCCCGAGGAAGAGGCCCGGGAGACGTATCACGCTTACCGTATCGACGGTTTGTGGGTCATTCCGCGAGATTTCTCGTCGCGGCTGGAGGCCGGAGAGAACCCCGCGATCGAAATGTACTTCATCAACTACAACGACGACCGCGCCAAGAATCACCGCATCTACTCGGCTGAAATCCTGTGGCGCTTCTACGAGAAGATCGGCCAACCCGCACCGCCGATCGCCCTTGCCGAAGTATATCCCCGTCCCGAAATGGTGCATNNNNNNNNNNNNNNNNNNNNNNNNNNNNNNNNNTGCCCAAGACGCTGCTGGCGCTGATCGCCGGGACCGTCACGGGCACCGCATTTCTGGGCATCCTGTATATCTGGTTGGGAGTCTGGCCGGGAAGGTTTCTGTGGGCGGTATGGCTGCTCTTCGGCCTTGTGGCGTTGTTCTGGATCGCACTGGCCCTGGCAGTCGGATTGCGCGCCCGCAGCTACATGCCCGGGGCGATTGGAGCCGTGTTGGGCGCGCTGATCGTGTTTTTCGTCAGCGGGGGTCTGAATCTATGGCGCTGGAATGCCCACAACGTCAATTGGTTCTCGTGGCTCTTTCCCTACATCTACGCCGTCGATCCCCTGCGGGACATGATCCTTTTCAATGCCTGGCCTGTCGATTGGAACTCGGCGCTGTCGATCACGGGCGCATTTGCTGTAGTTTCATTGGCAGCAGGCTGGAGCTTCAGCGCGCACAGAATTCGACGATTGGGATGAATATAAATCCCCCGATTCCAGTTTCAATCTTTGTCAACAAGTCCAGCACGGATCAGGAATTCGAGGATTTCATTCGCCGCAAGCTCGTGACCAGCCACGTTCCAATGCCCATCGGCCGGGAAATAGAGCATTTCGCCCGCAAGCGCTCTTTCGCGAAACGCGGGCAATAAATCCACGAAGTAGATGCCCCGCACATCACAGAAATCCGCCAGTCTTTGTGCGACGTTATTGAGTTGCGTCACATCCACGTCCGGCATTACGTCTTCTAGATATGGCCAATAAACGTGTTCACGATTGGGGATAAAGACCACCACCAGACTGGCCTCGTGCCTGGAAGCAAGATCGGCAGCATCCTCGAGTGCAGCTTCGGTCAACTCCCAACCGCGCTGCACCTGCGGATCTTCCGGATCGGTCATTTGCCAAGCATAGGTGCCATAACGCAAATACATTCCGTCTTCGTCATACTCCCCGGAACCGGAATCTGGTAGCAGGAACAGCTCGGGATTGACCAAGGCAGCAAAGAATTGGAAGCTGCGTAAACTGAAGGGGAATGGCAGCTCAGCATTCTTGGACACACCTTCAGGCGTCCACTCGAGGTAATTGGATGCACCGGAGAGCCGAAAATCTTGTGCAGCGGTGCTTTCGGGCAGATCATTGCCGAAGAAAGTCCAGATCCAGACGTGTGTCTCCAGCGGAATGGCGTACCGGCGAATGGCGGAAGGATAGACGTATGAATTCCACCCCGCCCAACCGAGGTTTGCCACGCGCAGGCCGCTTTGCGTTTCCAAACGCTTGGGCCAGCTTTCCTCCATGGCAACCCCAAAACCGAAGGTGAAGGAATCTCCGATTGCAGCGATATCATAACTGCCCGTGAAAGCTTCATCTCGCAATCCGTCCGCATTGGTCTGCACACGAAAACTAAATTCGGGATGCCCCGTGATCAACGTATCCTGGTTGGGTTTCAGGTGCAGCAGCAGCTCGGAATCCGGCTCCCAAATAGATTCCAATTTTTCGATCAAGGAGAATCGGTTGGGCACCGGCAGAATACGCAGCGCGATTTCGAGGCATATCAACGCAAGTAGGATACCAAAGAGAATCAGCAGAAAACGGGATAGCACATATCGCAGGAGTTTACGGGTGGAGTTTCCGGACTTCATACTCTCAGCTTTTTACGCTCACTTCTTGCGGACGATGCAATCTTCAATGTAGAGACTGTCGATCCCAGACCGTTGGAAGGTGTTGAGGGCATCCTCTGGAGATGCCACGATCGGTTCTCCGCGCAGGTTGAAGGATGTGTTCAGCAGAACGGGTACTCCGGTCTCCTCGGCGAAGCGTTCGACCAAACGGTAGTAGCGCGGGTTCCATTCCATGCGAATCGTCTGCAGCCGGCCTGAGCCGCCTGCGTGAGTCACAGCGGGAATAGCCGCTCGTTTCTCTTCGATCACAGGAAAGACCATGAGCATGTAGCGCAAAGGATAGTGCCGTTTTGGCTCCGTCAGACCCTCATAGAATTCAGCGGCGCGTTCTTCGAGCACCACCGGCGCGAAGGGCCGGAATGGTTCCCGGAATTTGATCTTGGTATTAACGATCTCCTTCATATCCGCACGACGCGGATCGGCCAATATGGAACGGTTTCCCAATGCGCGCGGTCCCCACTCAAAGCGGCCCTGATAGATACTGATCACCTTTCCTGCCATCAAATCCTGTAACATCGCCGCGATCATCGCTTCCTCATCATTCACCCGTTCGAATCGAACAGAAGCGTTTTCCAGGCGATCATGTACATCATCCGGGGAGTAGCCCTTGCCCCAATAACTGTGCTCCTGCACAAATTTCCGCCTCTTTCCCAATAAAACATGGTAGACGTATAAGGCTGCGCCCAGCGCGCCACCCGAATCGCCGGCCGCAGGTTGTATCCAAACCTCCTCGAAAGGCGTCTCTCGGAGCAGACGGCCGTTCGCCACGCTGTTCAATGCCACACCTCCGGCCATGCACAGTCGTTTTGATCCGGTACGCTCGTGAAGGTTTCGGGCAATACTGAGCAGTGTTTCCTCGGTCACGTGCTGAATGCTGGCGGCGATGTCCGCATAATACTGGTTTTTTCGCGCGACCTCCTCGTCCCAATCCGGATGATCGCGTTTCGGATGCGTTGTCGGTGTGAAGAAGACGGAATCGTGCACCCGTGGCGTGCCAAACAGCCGTTCGAAGCGGTTGTTGAAAGTGCGCGAAGAGGAATGATGGTAGCTGAAATAATCCATGTTGAGACGAAAACCACCATCAACTGAGACCTCGAGCAGCTTGTAGATGTCCTCCACCCGGTTTGCGCGCCCGTAGGGCGCCATGCCCATTACTTTATATTCTCCGTTATTAACCCGAAAACCGAGGAATGCGGTGAAAGCCGAATATAAGAGGCCGAGTGAATGTGGAAAGCGAGTTTCAGAAAACAGTGTGATTTCATTGCAGCCTTTGCCATCCCAGCAAGCGCGGCCTTTGCCTACGCTTGTCGTGGTCCATTCACCAACGCCATCGACGGTAAGGATGGCTGCCTCTTCGTAAGGAGAAGCAAAGAAGGCACTTGCGGCATGGGAAAGATGGTGCTCGACGAAAAGCACCTTCTCTTCGGGAATACCGAGGAATTTCGCCAGCGCCCCCTTGATCCACAGTTTTTCATCGAACCAGGCGATCATCGCTTCGCCAAAAGTCTTCCAAGAATTGGGGAATGTGCCCAGGCAGGACATCAGAATACGTTCGAATTTAAGCAGCGGTTTCTCGTAGAAAACTACGTAGTCCAGGTCGCGGCCGCTGATCCCCGCCTGCCGCAAACAAAATTCGATCGCAGAAACGGGAAACCCATAATCATGCTTGCGGCGGCTGAAACGCTCCTCCTCGGCCGCAGCGACGAGGTTACCTTCTTTCAACAAGGCAGCGGCAGAATCATGATAGAAGCAGGATACGCCGAGAATGATCATCAAAATTGCCGTTGGGCTTCTTCCATGTCTGCCTGGAGTGATTCACGCTGGATCCAATAAGATGCGGGAGATGATTCGCGTATATGCAGTGGATCGCTGAAAAGACGCAGGATGAAACCCCAGGGAGTTATCACGAAGAAGTAGAAAAGAATCAGAAGCATGCGTCCCTGATAATTTCCCATTCTGGCCGAAAAGGACTTCCAGCCTTGCCAGGCCAAACGCCACCATACGCCAGTATGATCCGTCATGGATCGCGTTTTCTCCATCGGCTGCGATCCAAGGCGAATGCGCGTCATACAGCCAGCCAGTATCACGACAGCAGGAAGCCAGACGAGCAGCGCCAGACTTTTTCCCAAAGCTGGATACGTTATGAGTCCGAAGAAACAGAGCAGGACCAGGGTGCCGAAATCTACCAGGCCCGGCGCGGCGACTCGCCCCGATCCGGCGAAGATTGCCGCTCCGCTGGAATAGGCCATCATGATCAGAATCAAGAACAA from Anaerolineales bacterium harbors:
- a CDS encoding ABC transporter permease — its product is MRRLRLLILNELKMVRTALPIHLIALLQPALMYSIMAGVLVHPTFDVNLIQPTSDAGQRLLEAMYEVGSPDGAAYIHPVLVEEGDPIGAGVVTVEERDHRATAVYRYGLIDSNLVKNLRNRLTAAALRVWDDSLDGRAVGIVEHPWLPQDPPYNLYFGMAMLPMTTFLAAALIGGFLTAQEFEFDTILEYRLSPVSPALVFIARIVRLVLLGWLSAGILMVVIGSFNSVWPNSIFAVALILLPIALVGGAIGISAGLLLRSSLPAFVVGLSSAFGCWILGAAFGLPTGFSSAYEFTSRLVPNSYAVELLFPRYYGIKIGNSTTSILALTVFSAAALGLSAFAYRRRVLGQQE
- a CDS encoding GDSL-type esterase/lipase family protein, with translation MKSGNSTRKLLRYVLSRFLLILFGILLALICLEIALRILPVPNRFSLIEKLESIWEPDSELLLHLKPNQDTLITGHPEFSFRVQTNADGLRDEAFTGSYDIAAIGDSFTFGFGVAMEESWPKRLETQSGLRVANLGWAGWNSYVYPSAIRRYAIPLETHVWIWTFFGNDLPESTAAQDFRLSGASNYLEWTPEGVSKNAELPFPFSLRSFQFFAALVNPELFLLPDSGSGEYDEDGMYLRYGTYAWQMTDPEDPQVQRGWELTEAALEDAADLASRHEASLVVVFIPNREHVYWPYLEDVMPDVDVTQLNNVAQRLADFCDVRGIYFVDLLPAFRERALAGEMLYFPADGHWNVAGHELAANEILEFLIRAGLVDKD
- a CDS encoding carbamoyltransferase; the protein is MIILGVSCFYHDSAAALLKEGNLVAAAEEERFSRRKHDYGFPVSAIEFCLRQAGISGRDLDYVVFYEKPLLKFERILMSCLGTFPNSWKTFGEAMIAWFDEKLWIKGALAKFLGIPEEKVLFVEHHLSHAASAFFASPYEEAAILTVDGVGEWTTTSVGKGRACWDGKGCNEITLFSETRFPHSLGLLYSAFTAFLGFRVNNGEYKVMGMAPYGRANRVEDIYKLLEVSVDGGFRLNMDYFSYHHSSSRTFNNRFERLFGTPRVHDSVFFTPTTHPKRDHPDWDEEVARKNQYYADIAASIQHVTEETLLSIARNLHERTGSKRLCMAGGVALNSVANGRLLRETPFEEVWIQPAAGDSGGALGAALYVYHVLLGKRRKFVQEHSYWGKGYSPDDVHDRLENASVRFERVNDEEAMIAAMLQDLMAGKVISIYQGRFEWGPRALGNRSILADPRRADMKEIVNTKIKFREPFRPFAPVVLEERAAEFYEGLTEPKRHYPLRYMLMVFPVIEEKRAAIPAVTHAGGSGRLQTIRMEWNPRYYRLVERFAEETGVPVLLNTSFNLRGEPIVASPEDALNTFQRSGIDSLYIEDCIVRKK